The following proteins are encoded in a genomic region of Zea mays cultivar B73 chromosome 9, Zm-B73-REFERENCE-NAM-5.0, whole genome shotgun sequence:
- the LOC103640467 gene encoding dnaJ protein homolog 2: MFGRTPKKSDNTRYYEILGVSKDASQDDLKKAYRKAAIKNHPDKGGDPEKCCYDGVSSCAGCQGSGFKVQIWQLGPGMIQQMQHLCNECKGSGETISDKDRCPQCKGDKVVPEKKVLEVVVEKGMQNGQKITFPGEADEAPDTATGDIIFVLQQKEHPKFKRKGDDLFHKHTLTLTESLCGFQFVLAHLDNRQLLIKSNPGEVVKPGSFKTINDEGMPMYQWPFMKGKLYIHFSVEFPDSLSPEQCKALEVVLPPKPVSQYTDMELDECEETMPYDVNIKEEMRRRQQQHQEAYDEDDDVPSGGQRVQCAQQ; this comes from the exons ATGTTCGGCCGCACGCCGAAGAAGAGCGACAACACCCGGTACTACGAGATCCTGGGGGTCTCCAAGGACGCGTCACAAGATGACCTCAAGAAGGCCTACCGCAAGGCCGCCATCAAGAACCACCCCGACAAGGGCGGCGACCCCGAGAAG TGTTGCTATGATGGTGTTTCGAGTTGTGCTGGTTGTCAAGGTTCTGGCTTCAAGGTCCAAATCTGGCAGTTGGGACCTGGAATGATTCAGCAAATGCAACATCTTTGCAATGAGTGCAAGGGTTCTGGAGAGACCATCAGCGATAAGGATAGATGCCcacaatgcaaaggtgataaagttGTGCCGGAGAAGAAAGTTCTTGAAGTGGTAGTTGAGAAAGGTATGCAGAACGGGCAGAAGATCACATTCCCTGGCGAAGCTGATGAAGCG CCTGATACTGCCACTGGAGATATCATCTTTGTTCTCCAGCAGAAGGAGCATCCCAAGTTCAAGAGAAAGGGCGATGACCTCTTCCACAAGCACACACTGACCTTGACTGAATCTTTGTGTGGCTTCCAGTTTGTTCTGGCTCACTTGGATAACAGGCAGCTGCTGATCAAATCGAACCCTGGCGAAGTTGTGAAGCCTG GTTCTTTCAAGACAATCAACGATGAAGGCATGCCCATGTATCAGTGGCCCTTCATGAAGGGCAAGCTGTACATCCACTTCTCGGTGGAGTTCCCGGACTCGTTGAGCCCGGAGCAGTGCAAGGCACTGGAGGTTGTTCTCCCGCCCAAGCCAGTATCACAGTACACTGACATGGAGCTGGACGAGTGCGAGGAGACGATGCCCTACGACGTGAACATCAAAGAGGAGATGCggaggcggcagcagcagcaccaggagGCCTACGACGAGGATGATGATGTGCCAAGTGGTGGGCAAAGGGTGCAGTGCGCCCAACAGTAG
- the LOC100192912 gene encoding Branched-chain-amino-acid aminotransferase 5, chloroplastic, with the protein MEPGLASRVARSAAQPLSGCLSRHSLSPWLKIQNHIYPMPSLCHKVPSTGKCHASMTTSYMETSDVTDLDWENLGFGLIETDFMYVAKCGTDGIFSKGEVLPFGPIALSPSAGVLNYGQGLFEGLKAYRKTDGSILLFRPEENAIRMLSGAERMCMPAPTVEQFVDAVKQTVLANKRWVPPTGKGSLYIRPLLIGSGAVLGLAPAPEYSFIIFVSPVGNYFKEGLSPINLIVEDKFHRASPGGTGGVKTIGNYASVLKAQKIAKGKGYSDVLYLDAVHDKYLEEVSSCNIFVVKDNVISTPAIKGTILPGITRKSIIEVAQSKGFKVEERLVCVDELINADEVFCTGTAVVVSPVGSVTYMGKRVEYGNQGVGVVSQQLYKSLTSLQMGNVEDWMGWTMQLNQ; encoded by the exons ATGGAGCCCGGCCTCGCATCCCGCGTCGCCCGTTCAGCCGCTCAGCCGCTTTCCGGCTGCCTGTCGCGGCACTCGCTCTCGCCGTGGCTCAAG ATCCAGAACCACATTTATCCTATGCCAAGTCTCTGTCACAAGGTTCCTAGCACGGGAAAATGCCACGCTTCTATGACAACAAGTTACAT GGAAACATCAGATGTCACTGATTTGGACTGGGAAAACCTTGGCTTTGGCCTCATCGAGACTGACTTTATGTATGTTGCAAAATGTGGAACTGATGGAATCTTTTCCAAAGGTGAAGTCCTACCATTTGGTCCTATAGCACTGAGTCCTTCAGCTGGAGTCTTAAATTATGGGCAG GGATTGTTTGAAGGCCTAAAAGCATATAGGAAAACTGATGGGTCCATCCTTCTATTTCGTCCAGAGGAGAATGCTATAAGGATGCTAAGCGGTGCAGAGAGGATGTGTATGCCTGCTCCAACTGTTGAGCAATTCGTTGATGCTGTTAAACAAACTGTTTTGGCAAATAAAAGATGG GTGCCTCCTACTGGTAAAGGTTCCCTATATATCAGGCCACTCCTAATAGGAAGCGGTGCAGTTCTTGGTCTTGCGCCTGCTCCTGAGTATAGCTTTATCATTTTTGTATCCCCTGTTGGGAATTATTTCAAG GAAGGTTTATCTCCTATTAATTTGATCGTTGAGGATAAATTTCACCGTGCCAGCCCTGGTGGAACTGGAGGTGTGAAAACCATTGGAAACTATGCCTCG GTACTGAAAGCACAAAAGATTGCAAAGGGGAAAGGATATTCTGATGTCCTTTATTTGGATGCTGTTCATGACAAATATCTCGAAGAAGTCTCTTCCTGCAATATTTTTGTTGTGAAA GACAATGTTATTTCTACGCCTGCCATTAAAGGAACAATACTTCCTGGTATAACGAGGAAAAGTATCATTGAAGTTGCTCAGAGCAAAGGTTTCAAG GTTGAGGAGCGTCTGGTGTGTGTAGATGAGTTGATTAACGCTGATGAAGTTTTCTGCACGGGGACTGCTGTTGTGGTGTCACCTGTGGGGAGTGTTACATATATGGGGAAAAG